GGCATCCTGCACTGACCCCAGATGGGAAAGTCATGCTATTTGCTTCTGACCTACCAGGTGGTCAAGGAGGAAAAGACCTTTGGTACACCGTCTACAATGACGCAAGCAACTCATGGGGCTCGCCCGTCAACCTAGGATCCTCTGTCAATACCTCTGGAGATGAGATGTTCCCTCATGTGCGGAACAATGGCAATCTGTACTTTGCTTCTAATGGGCACATAGGTATGGGAGGTCTGGACATCTTCATGGCAGAAAAGACCGGAGACAATGAATGGGGTAATGTATCCCATATGGGAGCTCCGATCAATTCTATTTCTGATGACTACGGGATCGTTTATGAAGGAGACTTCGAAAGAGGCTACTTCTCATCCAATAGGATCGGTGGGAAAGGAAAGGATGACATCTACAGTTTCAGTCTTCCTGAAGTGGTATTTGCCTTCCAAGGTGTAGTGTATGACAAAGACGGTCAATTCCCTATCGAAGGAGCATATGTCAAAGTAGCTGGATCCGATGGAAGTTCATTTGAGGCTCTTTCAGATGCCAACGGAGCCTTTGTATTCGATGCCAATGGAGAGGAACGTTACATCAACCCGAATGTCAACTATGCGATCGAAGTCGGTAAAGTAGAGTACCTCGTAGCCAAAGACAATATCAGCACAGTCGGATTGGATGATGAATCGACCACTTTTGTCAAAGAATTCTTCATCCAAAGTACCGCAGTAGAGGAGATCGAGTTCCCAGAAGTGCAGTATGATCTCGGTAAGTATACGCTTAGACCTGAGTCCAAGGATTCATTGGATTACCTCTATCAGACCTTGGTAGACAACCCGACCATCATCATCGAACTAGCAGCACATACCGATTCAAGAGGAAGCGCTAGTGCTAATCAGACCCTGTCTGAGAGAAGGGCTCAATCCTGTGTGGATTATCTCGCTTCTAAGGGAATCGACCCTGCACGTATGAAGGCCAAAGGGTATGGTGAGACCAAACTGCGTATTTCAGATGCTGAGATCAATGCCCTTCCTGCTGATGAGCGTGAAGCAGCACATCAGAAGAACAGAAGAACGGTCTTCAAAGTACTGAGTTGGGACTACGTCCCTAACTAGGTTTTCAACAGCATTGTAAAAGTCCTACGGTGATTCCCATCGTAGGATTTTTTCTTTGTAGAGCAATCCATCATACCTGATAGATGTCAGAAGATATCCGATATAACGCCAGAGGTGTAAGTGCGGGCAAAGAAGATGTGCATGAAGCCATCAAAGGTCTGGACAAGGGTCTTTATCCCAAGGCTTTCTGTAAGATCCTGTCTGACCTAGTGGGAGGAGATGATGCCTACTGTAACATCATGCATGCAGACACCGCAGGCACCAAACCGTCATTGGCCTACGCATATTGGAAAGAGACCGGTGATGATTCGGTATGGAAAGGTATTATTCAGGACGCCCTGGTCATGAATCTGGATGATCTGATATGTGTAGGTGCAGTCGACAACATCGTACTGTCTTCGACCATCGGTAGGAATAAAAATCTTATTCCAGGTTCGGTGATCAAGCATCTGATACAAGGCACTGACGCGCTGATCCAAGAGTTGCGCGCTCTGGGGGTCGGTATCACATTGGCAGGAGGTGAGACGGCAGACGTAGGAGACATCGTGCGCACGCTGGATGTTGGCTTTACCGCGTTCGCTCGAT
Above is a genomic segment from Flavobacteriales bacterium containing:
- a CDS encoding OmpA family protein, which encodes MRKPMQGKFFWPLCIALILGSPLHMQSQDEAFGAKDEADHYFAKEGYYTAIDLYKKAYSQEKSADDKAALIYMVAESYRMVNDHVQAEVWYRRAIKARHDDPMAYYYLAKSLQAQGRMKEAQEELEKYQEKGGDPSLAAEAESSIELAQEKNEQVTRHEVDNLVMINSEFYDVAPTIVGEEGNTIYFTSSRLGSTGIDEFKRTGESYEDIFRTTRDTKGKWSEPERLPQGVNGYDHEGAAVLTKDGQRMYFTRCDKDDNLGCAIWVSNMVDDKWGEPKQVPLKTKEQEGHTVGHPALTPDGKVMLFASDLPGGQGGKDLWYTVYNDASNSWGSPVNLGSSVNTSGDEMFPHVRNNGNLYFASNGHIGMGGLDIFMAEKTGDNEWGNVSHMGAPINSISDDYGIVYEGDFERGYFSSNRIGGKGKDDIYSFSLPEVVFAFQGVVYDKDGQFPIEGAYVKVAGSDGSSFEALSDANGAFVFDANGEERYINPNVNYAIEVGKVEYLVAKDNISTVGLDDESTTFVKEFFIQSTAVEEIEFPEVQYDLGKYTLRPESKDSLDYLYQTLVDNPTIIIELAAHTDSRGSASANQTLSERRAQSCVDYLASKGIDPARMKAKGYGETKLRISDAEINALPADEREAAHQKNRRTVFKVLSWDYVPN